In Chroicocephalus ridibundus chromosome 4, bChrRid1.1, whole genome shotgun sequence, one genomic interval encodes:
- the LOC134514684 gene encoding serum amyloid A protein-like: MKLFVYLVLLSLLCASADMSPVRFAWDAMGGAWDMLRAYRDMREANYIGADKYFHARGNYDAAQRGPGGAWAAKVLSDARELWQSDVSGRGAEDTRADQEANEWGRSGGDPNRYRPAGLPSKY; the protein is encoded by the exons ATGAAGCTCTTTGTCTACCTCGTGTTGCTCTCTCTTCTATGTGCAAGTGCTGACATGTCACCAGTACGATTTGCCTGGGATGCGATGGGAG gGGCATGGGATATGTTAAGAGCATACAGGGACATGCGTGAGGCAAATTATATAGGTGCTGACAAGTATTTCCATGCTCGCGGGAATTACGACGCTGCCCAAAGAGGACCTGGCGGTGCTTGGGCAGCTAAAGTGCTGAG CGACGCCCGGGAGCTATGGCAAAGCGACGTGAGCGGCCGGGGAGCCGAGGACACGCGGGCCGACCAAGAGGCGAACGAGTGGGGCAGAAGCGGCGGGGACCCCAACCGCTACAGGCCCGCCGGCCTCCCCAGCAAATACTGA
- the SAAL1 gene encoding protein SAAL1 isoform X1 has protein sequence MDRNPSPPSSEAEEGGGDAVGNTVYSKHWLFSILTRLIEVISPEKTEPTVSPEGIQTELDEEMENDICKVWDMSMDEDVALFLQEFNAPDIFMGVFAKSKCPRLTEICVGILGNMACFQDICMSISKDENLGQVLLQRLCDSDSPTLLETSRLLLTCLSQPEVANVWVERIRENPSVYDCVCFIMSSSTNVELLVKVGEVVDKLFDLDEELMLNWIKNGTCRSVGPSVDDSPEELPDFKIVPCILEAAKQVRSDNPEGLDVYMHILQLLTTVDEGIQAIVQAPDGGKETWSLLYDLVCHELCQPDDPPIVVQEQKTVLASILSVLSAMFASQTEQESTKMRKNMPLIGSLIRILQYMEGYGKRSVDNSKESEQQETGRADLNEEDFHLKILKDICCELLSNMLQELTKENTLEGLHQGHLNEQTCSCAFQNLLPLYFASVESFLEVLREADQTLADSLEKRFPSLKVHA, from the exons ATGGATCGTAACCCCTCGCCGCCCTCCAGCGAGGCGGAGGAGGGCGGCGGTGACGCGGTGGGGAACACGGTGTACAGCAAGCACTGGCTGTTCAGCATCCTCACCCGCCTCATCGAG GTCATTAGCCCCGAGAAGACGGAGCCCACCGTGAGCCCCGAGGGAATCCAGACAGAGCTGGATGAAGAGATGGAGAACGACATCTGCAAAGTGTGGGACATGTCGATGGATGAG GATGTTGCTTTATTTCTCCAGGAGTTCAATGCCCCTGATATATTCATGGGAGTTTTTGCCAAGTCAAAATGCCCTCGCCTCACT GAAATCTGTGTGGGAATATTAGGAAATATGGCCTGTTTCCAAGACATATGCATGTCCATTAGTAAAGATGAGAATCTTGG CCAAGTGTTATTGCAACGTTTGTGTGATTCAGACTCTCCAACTCTTCTGGAAACCAGCAG GTTGTTGTTAACTTGCCTCTCCCAGCCAGAGGTGGCCAATGTCTGGGTTGAGAGAATCCGAGAAAACCCTTCCGTGTATGACTGTGTTTGCTTTATCATGTCCAGCTCTACAAATG TGGAATTGCTGGTAAAAGTGGGTGAAGTGGTGGACAAACTCTTTGATCTAGATGAAGAACTAATGTTAAACTGGATTAAAAATGGCACTTGTCGATCTGTGGGACCATCTGTAGATGATTCCCCCGAAGAACTTCCAGATTTTAAGATTGTGCCTTGTATACTTGAAGCAGCCAAACAAGTCCG GTCAGATAATCCGGAAGGACTCGATGTTTATATGCATATTTTGCAGCTCCTGACCACAGTGGATGAGGGTATTCAGGCTATTG tGCAGGCTCCTGATGGGGGAAAAGAGACTTGGAGTTTGCTTTATGACCTTGTTTGCCACGAACTTTGCCAGCCAGATGATCCACCGATCGTTGTGCAGGAGCAGAAGACTGTATTGGCCTCTATTTTGTCTGTGCTGTCTGCTATGTTTGCTTCGCAGACAGAACAAGAATCCACCAAGATGAGGAAAA ATATGCCTCTGATTGGGAGCTTGATTCGTATCTTACAATACATGGAGGGCTATGGGAAGAGATCTGTTGATAACTCAAAGGAGTCTGAGCAACAAGAGACTGGAAGGGCTGATCTAAATGAGGaggatttccatttaaaaattttgAAGGATATTTGCTGTGAATTACTTTCCAATATGCTTCAAGAACTGACCAAG gaaaataCGTTAGAAGGACTACACCAGGGACATTTAAATGAACAGACATGTTCCTGTGCATTTCAGAACCTCTTACCTCTGTATTTCGCATCA GTGGAGAGTTTCCTTGAAGTTCTGCGTGAGGCTGATCAGACACTTGCTGACAGTCTAGAAAAACGTTTCCCAAGCCTGAAGGTTCACGCCTAA
- the SAAL1 gene encoding protein SAAL1 isoform X2: MDRNPSPPSSEAEEGGGDAVGNTVYSKHWLFSILTRLIEVISPEKTEPTVSPEGIQTELDEEMENDICKVWDMSMDEDVALFLQEFNAPDIFMGVFAKSKCPRLTEICVGILGNMACFQDICMSISKDENLGQVLLQRLCDSDSPTLLETSRLLLTCLSQPEVANVWVERIRENPSVYDCVCFIMSSSTNVLLKFLHSVCVVELLVKVGEVVDKLFDLDEELMLNWIKNGTCRSVGPSVDDSPEELPDFKIVPCILEAAKQVRSDNPEGLDVYMHILQLLTTVDEGIQAIVQAPDGGKETWSLLYDLVCHELCQPDDPPIVVQEQKTVLASILSVLSAMFASQTEQESTKMRKNMPLIGSLIRILQYMEGYGKRSVDNSKESEQQETGRADLNEEDFHLKILKDICCELLSNMLQELTKENTLEGLHQGHLNEQTCSCAFQNLLPLYFASVESFLEVLREADQTLADSLEKRFPSLKVHA; encoded by the exons ATGGATCGTAACCCCTCGCCGCCCTCCAGCGAGGCGGAGGAGGGCGGCGGTGACGCGGTGGGGAACACGGTGTACAGCAAGCACTGGCTGTTCAGCATCCTCACCCGCCTCATCGAG GTCATTAGCCCCGAGAAGACGGAGCCCACCGTGAGCCCCGAGGGAATCCAGACAGAGCTGGATGAAGAGATGGAGAACGACATCTGCAAAGTGTGGGACATGTCGATGGATGAG GATGTTGCTTTATTTCTCCAGGAGTTCAATGCCCCTGATATATTCATGGGAGTTTTTGCCAAGTCAAAATGCCCTCGCCTCACT GAAATCTGTGTGGGAATATTAGGAAATATGGCCTGTTTCCAAGACATATGCATGTCCATTAGTAAAGATGAGAATCTTGG CCAAGTGTTATTGCAACGTTTGTGTGATTCAGACTCTCCAACTCTTCTGGAAACCAGCAG GTTGTTGTTAACTTGCCTCTCCCAGCCAGAGGTGGCCAATGTCTGGGTTGAGAGAATCCGAGAAAACCCTTCCGTGTATGACTGTGTTTGCTTTATCATGTCCAGCTCTACAAATG ttttgttgaaATTTCTGCATTCTGTTTGTGTAGTGGAATTGCTGGTAAAAGTGGGTGAAGTGGTGGACAAACTCTTTGATCTAGATGAAGAACTAATGTTAAACTGGATTAAAAATGGCACTTGTCGATCTGTGGGACCATCTGTAGATGATTCCCCCGAAGAACTTCCAGATTTTAAGATTGTGCCTTGTATACTTGAAGCAGCCAAACAAGTCCG GTCAGATAATCCGGAAGGACTCGATGTTTATATGCATATTTTGCAGCTCCTGACCACAGTGGATGAGGGTATTCAGGCTATTG tGCAGGCTCCTGATGGGGGAAAAGAGACTTGGAGTTTGCTTTATGACCTTGTTTGCCACGAACTTTGCCAGCCAGATGATCCACCGATCGTTGTGCAGGAGCAGAAGACTGTATTGGCCTCTATTTTGTCTGTGCTGTCTGCTATGTTTGCTTCGCAGACAGAACAAGAATCCACCAAGATGAGGAAAA ATATGCCTCTGATTGGGAGCTTGATTCGTATCTTACAATACATGGAGGGCTATGGGAAGAGATCTGTTGATAACTCAAAGGAGTCTGAGCAACAAGAGACTGGAAGGGCTGATCTAAATGAGGaggatttccatttaaaaattttgAAGGATATTTGCTGTGAATTACTTTCCAATATGCTTCAAGAACTGACCAAG gaaaataCGTTAGAAGGACTACACCAGGGACATTTAAATGAACAGACATGTTCCTGTGCATTTCAGAACCTCTTACCTCTGTATTTCGCATCA GTGGAGAGTTTCCTTGAAGTTCTGCGTGAGGCTGATCAGACACTTGCTGACAGTCTAGAAAAACGTTTCCCAAGCCTGAAGGTTCACGCCTAA